One genomic window of Candidatus Nitrospira inopinata includes the following:
- a CDS encoding YncE family protein has translation MRERVARWVVGVMMLGWLGAPAPSVRDTAFALVLMDQTIETEGVTLRVQLERDDDRDGNGSAPVSRADRPVRLTIEAKRAPDGTPLTQWWPGAWIDWQIDPLSGSVPTCSQRIGRYLGGSLLARPLVDLTGSYVVTMDQEPSLSVLDPSVNFAGRSSLYRSVSLPAPAADWASTPDDRWLAAAVPDAKAVVVVGTGDFTIAHRIDRPRRPRQVLMQPQSRLVWISELEDQAGGKGQGWLTAIDTAAWSIVESFPVGEGLPLVTFAVDGPWVYAASRSARQLTIIDSQRMVVQRAVPLDFAPTGLAATLSQPAQPAPSAQPTQPAQPAEPMLWVVDGKRGRFVRFDVEGRERDRIAVAQTLEWASLSPDGRWVVVATPPTGLTAIATTSPHRMVSIPLSGKPSHLLWSDQFAYVLVPEQGTLSLFTWPSLGEGALPIKSIAIGASALSVKAGGPVASAMALMADGKGTFIAHPTERMIYTYMEGMNAPSQGVRAYGHTPLAVKTVRRTFHEIEPGIYRQWARLPASSGRLMLAIAGESPSVRTCLGLPPLGQEAPRQTKGGWQWAALNKLTARVAEHVTIRLTRESVGEEREDGSPAHVTLRLMRARGGLYDEWPLRRLPDSPNAYEATGTVREAGTYFLYPTVNGRPSSVPGTLIVEE, from the coding sequence ATGAGGGAGCGCGTCGCTCGGTGGGTGGTCGGCGTGATGATGTTGGGCTGGCTCGGCGCGCCGGCGCCGAGCGTCCGGGATACAGCCTTCGCCTTGGTCCTCATGGACCAGACGATCGAGACAGAAGGTGTCACGCTGCGCGTCCAACTGGAGCGGGATGACGATCGGGATGGCAATGGATCAGCCCCCGTTTCCCGAGCGGATCGTCCTGTCCGACTGACCATCGAAGCGAAGCGAGCGCCGGACGGGACGCCGCTCACCCAATGGTGGCCCGGCGCCTGGATCGATTGGCAGATCGATCCCCTCTCCGGTTCCGTGCCCACCTGCTCGCAGCGGATCGGCCGGTACCTTGGTGGCTCACTCCTGGCTCGTCCCCTTGTTGATCTGACTGGCTCCTACGTCGTGACCATGGACCAGGAGCCAAGTCTCTCGGTCCTCGACCCTTCCGTCAATTTCGCTGGCCGCAGCAGCCTCTATCGATCCGTTTCTCTACCCGCTCCCGCCGCAGACTGGGCCTCGACCCCGGATGATCGATGGCTGGCGGCGGCGGTGCCGGACGCGAAGGCGGTGGTTGTGGTCGGGACCGGCGACTTTACAATCGCCCATCGGATCGACCGGCCTCGCCGCCCCCGTCAGGTCTTGATGCAACCACAGAGCCGGCTCGTATGGATCAGCGAGCTTGAAGATCAAGCAGGTGGAAAGGGCCAAGGGTGGCTCACTGCCATCGATACGGCCGCCTGGTCGATCGTGGAGTCGTTTCCTGTAGGGGAGGGGCTCCCCCTCGTGACGTTCGCAGTCGATGGCCCGTGGGTCTACGCCGCAAGCCGTTCGGCTCGCCAACTGACCATCATCGACTCGCAGCGCATGGTGGTCCAGCGGGCGGTGCCGTTGGACTTTGCTCCAACCGGCCTGGCCGCTACTCTCTCTCAGCCCGCTCAGCCCGCCCCGTCTGCTCAACCAACTCAGCCTGCCCAGCCAGCCGAGCCCATGCTCTGGGTGGTGGATGGCAAAAGGGGCCGATTCGTTCGGTTCGATGTCGAAGGGCGTGAGAGGGATCGCATCGCTGTGGCCCAGACCTTGGAGTGGGCCTCGCTGAGCCCTGATGGCCGCTGGGTCGTGGTGGCCACCCCGCCGACCGGCCTGACGGCGATTGCCACGACCTCTCCCCATCGAATGGTTTCGATTCCGTTATCAGGCAAACCGAGCCATCTTCTCTGGTCGGACCAATTCGCCTATGTGCTCGTGCCGGAACAGGGGACGCTTAGCCTCTTCACTTGGCCGTCGCTCGGCGAGGGAGCACTGCCGATCAAATCGATCGCGATTGGAGCCAGTGCCTTGTCAGTCAAAGCGGGAGGGCCTGTGGCCTCCGCCATGGCACTGATGGCGGACGGCAAAGGCACGTTCATCGCCCACCCGACGGAGCGGATGATTTATACCTACATGGAAGGCATGAACGCCCCGAGCCAGGGAGTGCGAGCCTATGGCCACACCCCATTGGCCGTGAAGACGGTTCGCCGCACGTTTCACGAAATCGAACCGGGCATCTATCGCCAATGGGCCAGGCTCCCTGCATCCAGCGGACGGCTCATGCTGGCGATTGCGGGAGAGTCGCCATCGGTGCGAACTTGTCTCGGCTTGCCTCCGCTCGGTCAGGAGGCGCCTCGGCAGACTAAAGGGGGCTGGCAGTGGGCGGCGCTAAACAAACTTACGGCTCGTGTCGCCGAACACGTTACAATCCGCCTGACCAGGGAGTCGGTTGGCGAGGAGCGAGAGGACGGATCGCCGGCACATGTGACGCTCCGCCTCATGCGGGCGCGAGGCGGGCTCTACGACGAATGGCCGCTCCGTCGGCTTCCGGACAGTCCAAACGCCTACGAGGCCACGGGGACGGTGCGAGAAGCCGGTACCTATTTTCTCTATCCTACCGTCAACGGCCGACCCTCGTCTGTCCCAGGCACGTTGATCGTCGAGGAATGA
- a CDS encoding SCO family protein — translation MMRPGTDNLPVRTLPLFVLLGWLVGGLMVEPVMAEEVPNTMVAIDCPDVPVQDQQGHAGSFHEVTGDRLVILTFTYGTCRTACPIVNGLLASVYHHLGPRVGRDVVVVSVSVDPEHDRPEQLAEHHRTFGDLPHWYRLTGDRTDLARLWRAFGIRVSQDPGTHASDIFIGSPVRGTWRRVSGLLSPQSIVQALDDTHQIMVQ, via the coding sequence ATGATGAGGCCCGGAACAGACAACCTACCGGTCAGGACGTTGCCGCTCTTCGTTCTTCTGGGGTGGCTCGTCGGAGGCCTGATGGTGGAGCCGGTCATGGCTGAGGAGGTCCCGAACACCATGGTGGCGATCGACTGCCCGGATGTCCCGGTGCAGGATCAGCAAGGCCATGCCGGTTCATTTCACGAGGTGACGGGCGACCGTTTGGTGATCCTGACCTTCACCTATGGCACCTGTCGGACCGCCTGTCCGATCGTCAACGGGCTCCTGGCTTCGGTCTATCATCACCTGGGCCCGCGAGTCGGTCGAGACGTGGTGGTGGTCTCGGTCTCGGTTGACCCCGAACATGACCGGCCCGAGCAGTTGGCGGAGCACCATCGGACATTCGGAGATCTGCCGCACTGGTATCGTCTGACAGGAGATCGAACGGACCTGGCAAGACTCTGGCGGGCGTTCGGCATCCGAGTGAGCCAAGACCCAGGCACCCATGCGAGCGACATCTTCATCGGCAGTCCGGTACGAGGAACCTGGCGACGGGTCTCAGGTCTCCTCTCGCCTCAATCCATCGTTCAGGCACTCGATGATACTCACCAGATCATGGTTCAGTGA
- a CDS encoding SCO family protein: protein MAAVAGWLIGPAVDAPQAAEPIPSDERARQYFTDEPVVDQDGRSHRFYSDLLAGHTVLIHAFYAQCREACPLQVDRLRLVRTRLGSVFGSTVRFLSLSVDVAHDQPEQLKTFAHRHGADEPGWYFLSGHPVRFSLVLKRLGLWTDDPSDHQTLFIVGRPATKHWKKLRPDASPEEVARALIQLADE from the coding sequence ATGGCGGCAGTGGCCGGATGGTTGATCGGGCCGGCCGTTGATGCCCCTCAGGCTGCCGAGCCGATCCCATCGGATGAACGGGCGCGACAGTATTTTACCGATGAACCAGTGGTCGATCAGGATGGGCGCTCCCACCGGTTCTATAGTGACCTGCTCGCGGGCCACACGGTGTTGATCCATGCCTTTTACGCCCAGTGCCGCGAAGCCTGTCCGCTCCAAGTGGATCGGTTGCGCCTGGTGCGGACACGACTGGGCTCGGTCTTCGGATCGACGGTGCGGTTTCTCTCCTTGAGCGTCGATGTGGCGCACGATCAACCGGAACAGCTTAAGACCTTCGCGCATCGCCACGGGGCAGACGAACCGGGCTGGTACTTTCTCTCCGGCCATCCCGTGCGATTCTCGCTTGTCCTCAAGCGGCTTGGGCTCTGGACCGACGACCCGTCGGATCATCAGACCCTGTTCATCGTCGGCAGGCCCGCCACCAAACATTGGAAAAAACTCCGTCCCGATGCCTCGCCCGAGGAGGTGGCACGGGCGCTTATCCAATTGGCCGATGAATGA
- a CDS encoding cytochrome c family protein produces MNERTGSSRPGLLCILSLVLGLASSFVAGGLASPRAGETALILGRALYEQGRGVGDREIQGKLGNGVELTGSAAACANCHGRDGRGLNEGGLRAPDIRWSTLTDRFAPVRQGPAAVSYDQSSLAQTLTTGQRPDGSMLGPAMPRFDLREAEVSALVEQLIALSATASFTTLPRPIILGLVPQAGRDRMADQLVRRIDQCPETMQPQPTSSIRWVRYQDPDDALRQLEEIRSREADLILVTPYLVGWEDRFAEWTASRPVTVVLPVAFRSPEESEPWLYRLPGLERQVERLIEEAAEHSPGGVTVAIDPRDPLSQHLGAVAGRMAKTLDLPLERWLAHERTQRLRPGRPLLWLRPMKEMERFVGSSIPRTILIPSLFYQQSRVPKTGRWVKTDWVVAYPYSPRDSSTGRWLAPAMVWGRAACRILASLAGDPSGEFARPLNLAPLPLVILPRPTDVEARAMVGMLRNPSTDSQ; encoded by the coding sequence ATGAATGAGAGGACGGGCAGTTCGCGGCCAGGCCTGCTTTGCATTCTGAGTCTGGTGTTGGGGCTCGCGAGTTCGTTCGTCGCCGGAGGTCTGGCTTCGCCGAGGGCTGGCGAGACGGCTCTCATCCTAGGCCGAGCCCTGTATGAGCAGGGACGGGGCGTCGGCGATCGTGAGATCCAGGGGAAACTGGGCAATGGAGTCGAACTCACCGGCTCGGCGGCTGCGTGCGCCAACTGCCATGGTCGCGATGGGCGTGGATTGAACGAAGGGGGACTCCGCGCGCCGGATATCCGCTGGAGCACCTTGACCGATCGATTTGCTCCAGTTCGGCAAGGTCCTGCTGCTGTGTCCTATGATCAATCCAGCCTGGCGCAAACCCTGACGACTGGCCAAAGACCCGACGGATCGATGCTCGGTCCCGCCATGCCGCGATTCGATCTGAGAGAAGCGGAAGTCTCCGCCCTGGTCGAGCAGTTGATCGCCCTGTCGGCCACGGCCTCCTTCACGACTCTTCCACGACCGATCATTCTAGGCCTGGTTCCCCAGGCTGGACGGGATCGCATGGCCGATCAGTTGGTTCGACGTATCGACCAGTGTCCGGAAACGATGCAGCCCCAACCGACCTCGTCGATCCGTTGGGTTCGCTATCAAGACCCAGACGACGCCCTTCGGCAACTGGAGGAGATCCGGTCCCGAGAGGCTGATCTGATCCTCGTTACGCCTTACCTGGTCGGCTGGGAAGACCGTTTTGCCGAATGGACCGCGTCACGGCCCGTCACGGTTGTGCTACCCGTTGCCTTCAGGAGTCCGGAAGAATCAGAACCGTGGCTCTATCGCTTGCCTGGCCTCGAACGGCAAGTGGAACGGCTGATTGAGGAGGCAGCCGAGCACAGCCCCGGCGGTGTCACGGTCGCGATCGATCCCCGTGATCCTCTGAGCCAGCACCTGGGCGCCGTGGCAGGGCGGATGGCCAAGACGTTGGACCTTCCTCTCGAACGGTGGCTGGCTCACGAGCGGACGCAGCGGCTTCGTCCTGGACGGCCACTCCTGTGGCTCCGTCCGATGAAGGAGATGGAACGGTTCGTGGGGTCTTCAATCCCCCGCACGATCTTGATCCCCAGCCTGTTCTATCAGCAATCGAGAGTGCCGAAAACCGGCCGGTGGGTAAAGACCGACTGGGTCGTGGCCTATCCGTACTCACCACGGGACTCTTCAACCGGTCGCTGGCTTGCGCCGGCGATGGTCTGGGGCCGAGCCGCCTGCAGGATTCTGGCTTCGCTGGCCGGCGACCCAAGCGGCGAGTTCGCCCGCCCGCTGAATCTCGCTCCGCTGCCGCTCGTCATCCTTCCTCGTCCGACGGATGTCGAGGCTCGCGCGATGGTGGGGATGCTCAGGAATCCTTCGACGGATTCCCAGTGA
- the cas2 gene encoding CRISPR-associated endonuclease Cas2 produces the protein MRRLYLIAYDVCDQRRLHKVRDVLKAYSTGGQKSVYECWLTPAELTDVTETLQGLIEATEDRVHIITLDGRSKPATLGIAVPPSDPAFFYFG, from the coding sequence ATGCGGCGACTCTATCTCATCGCCTATGACGTGTGCGATCAACGGCGCCTCCATAAGGTGCGGGATGTGCTCAAGGCCTACAGCACCGGCGGGCAGAAGTCGGTCTATGAATGTTGGCTCACGCCCGCTGAGCTGACCGACGTGACGGAGACGTTGCAGGGTTTGATCGAGGCAACGGAAGACCGCGTGCACATCATCACGCTCGACGGCCGCAGCAAACCCGCGACGCTGGGCATCGCCGTCCCGCCGTCGGATCCGGCGTTTTTCTATTTCGGCTGA
- a CDS encoding TIGR02710 family CRISPR-associated CARF protein gives MSDTRTSSVHAMIVSVGGSIEPIVTTLRAHSPTVVIFFASEQTVEQIGAIKDQVRDLGIPTRDRKVITRDPQDLVTCYAEAIRCAEHLADLHIPPERVAVDFTGGTKVMSAALALATVGKGFSFVYVGGRERSKEGRGVVITGSEAIIRRDDPFAVFAVEERRRLALFFRTFQFTAAQALIRSVLSRPLTEPDRLAFELIGEVAKGYLLWERFEYQRALEVLGRCRSRWTIAVQANPAIRYAAVLPMLEANVAWLEQLAKHTGGFRRYHRLFIADLLANADRRATEGSYDDAIVRLYRALELGAQIAIERRLGCGTDRVPVEAIPETVRAEFLARYRPEDGGTLKLPLEASYRLLAALGEPEGQQFEQQQNRFKQVQSARNMSWLAHGTTSGTEAGYQDLREVVLAILGEQPAIAFATLDET, from the coding sequence ATGTCCGATACGAGGACCTCGTCTGTTCACGCCATGATTGTCTCGGTAGGCGGCTCCATCGAGCCGATTGTGACGACGCTTCGGGCACATAGCCCGACGGTTGTCATCTTCTTCGCATCGGAACAGACGGTCGAACAGATCGGCGCGATCAAGGATCAGGTGCGAGACCTGGGTATTCCCACGAGGGATCGCAAGGTCATCACGCGCGACCCGCAGGATCTCGTGACCTGTTACGCCGAGGCGATTCGATGCGCCGAGCATCTCGCCGACCTGCACATTCCACCCGAGCGCGTGGCCGTGGATTTCACGGGCGGCACCAAGGTGATGAGCGCGGCGCTGGCCCTGGCCACGGTGGGCAAGGGGTTTTCGTTCGTCTATGTGGGTGGGCGCGAACGATCCAAGGAAGGGCGAGGGGTGGTCATCACCGGCAGCGAGGCGATCATCAGGCGAGATGATCCCTTTGCAGTCTTCGCTGTCGAAGAGCGGAGACGGTTGGCGCTCTTCTTCCGCACGTTTCAGTTCACGGCAGCCCAGGCGCTCATTCGGTCGGTCCTTTCAAGACCCCTCACGGAGCCGGATCGTTTGGCCTTCGAGCTGATCGGAGAAGTGGCGAAAGGGTATCTGCTCTGGGAGCGGTTTGAATATCAACGTGCCTTGGAAGTGTTGGGGCGCTGCCGCAGCCGCTGGACGATCGCGGTACAGGCCAATCCCGCCATTCGGTACGCCGCCGTGCTTCCCATGCTGGAAGCCAATGTCGCCTGGCTGGAACAACTCGCCAAACACACCGGTGGGTTCCGCCGCTACCACCGGCTGTTCATCGCCGACCTGCTGGCCAATGCCGATCGTCGGGCCACGGAAGGCAGCTACGACGATGCGATCGTCCGGCTTTATCGCGCACTTGAGCTGGGAGCCCAGATTGCGATCGAGCGACGGCTCGGCTGCGGAACCGATCGAGTGCCGGTGGAGGCGATTCCGGAAACGGTGCGAGCCGAGTTCCTGGCCCGCTATCGCCCGGAGGACGGGGGCACGCTCAAACTGCCACTCGAAGCCAGTTACCGCCTCTTGGCCGCCCTCGGCGAACCGGAAGGCCAACAGTTCGAGCAACAGCAGAACCGGTTTAAGCAAGTCCAGTCCGCTCGGAACATGTCGTGGCTGGCGCATGGAACGACCTCGGGCACCGAAGCCGGCTATCAGGATTTGCGCGAGGTCGTGCTCGCGATCCTCGGAGAGCAGCCGGCCATCGCCTTCGCAACGTTGGACGAGACATAA